The Aureimonas populi genome includes the window CCACGAAGGCGGCCAGGAACAGGATGATGAAGAAGTTCGTGATGCCGCCCAGCACCGAGAACACGGCCGTGGAGGCGGAGGAGACGACGCCGCCCGCGTCCGGCATCATCGTCTGGAGGTCCGAGGGCTCCATCGCCTCCACCTCGGCCTCCACCCCCGCCGGCAGCACGCCGGCCAGCCAGGACATGAGCTCCTGCGACTGCTCGCGCAGGGCCTCGAAGAGCTGGCCGGCCTGTGTGACGAGCGTCGCCCCGCCGAAGAAGGCGAGCGCGGCGACCGCGGCCAGCGTGACGAGGAAGACGATCACGAGCCCGAGCTTCCTGGGCACGCCGAGCATGGCAAGGCCGCGCGCGGCCCCGTCGAACACCGCCGCCACCACGAAGCTGGCGAAGAGGATGAAGAAGGCGGACGCGGCGAAGTACAGGACGAGCACGCCGACCGCCATTGCAAGGACGATGCCGGCGACCGTCACCGTCTTGTAGGCGAGATCGGCCTGGGAGGAGGAGAGGGACAAGCGGGGCCTCGCGGGAAGGTAAGGAACGCAGCAAGCGCCACATAGGGCGCCGCGCCGCGCCCGACATGCCGCCCGGCCTATCCGCGCCCGCCGAAGATCGCCGAGCCGACGCGCACCGAGGTGGCGCCCTGCGCGATGGCCTCCTCGAAATCGCCCGACATGCCCATGGAGAGCTTTTCGAGGCCGGCCTCCCGCGCGAGGCCGGCCAGCGCCGAGAAATGCGGCGCCGGGTCGCCCTCCAGCGGCGGGATGCACATCAGCCCCTCGATGGCGAGCCCGTGCGCGGCGCGGCAGCGCTCCACGAAGGCAACGGCCTCGCCGGGCGCGATGCCCGCCTTTTGCGCCTCCTGCCCGATATTGACCTGCACGTAGAGGCGCGGGCGCCGGCCCTGCCGGTCCATCTCCCGCGCCAGCTCGCGGGCGATCTTCTCGCGGTCCACGGTCTCGATCACGTCGAACAGGGCCACCGCCTCGGCGGCCTTGTTGGACTGGAGCGGGCCGATGAGGTGCAGCTCCACGCCCTCGAACGCCTCGCGCAAAGCGGGCCACTTGGCCTTGGCCTCCTGCACCCGGTTCTCGCCGAACACGCGGCAGCCCGCCTCCAGCACGGGGCGGATGTCCGGGGCCTCGAAGGTCTTGGAGACGGCCACCAGCGTCACCGAGCCGTCGGGCCGGCCGGCGCGCTTTTGCGCGGCCGCGATCCGGTCCTGGACGGTCTGAAGCTGTGCGGCGGGGGCGGATGGGGTCATGGGTCGTCCTGCGGCGGGATTGGCAAGCGGGGGAGGGGCCGTTATTCGATGCGGTGACACCGGGTCAGTAAACGCTTACTGACCTCATTCGTCCCCAGTCGCATCCTATCACGCACTCCCCGATCAGCGAGACCCGCCGTTTCCATGGCCGCCACAGAACGCTACAACGCCCGCGCTTCCGACCCCCGTTGGCAGAAGGCCTGGGACGAAGCCAGGCTCTTCGAGACCGACACCGACGCGGCCGGCGAGAAATACTACGTGCTCGAGATGTTCCCCTATCCCTCGGGGCGCATCCACATGGGCCATGTGCGCAACTACGCGATGGGCGACGTGGTGGCGCGCTACAAGCGGGCCAGGGGCTTCAACGTCCTGCACCCCATGGGCTGGGACGCCTTCGGCATGCCGGCCGAGAACGCGGCCATGCAGAACAAGGTGCATCCGCGCGAATGGACCTATGCCAACATCGCCACGATGCGCGGGCAGCTCAAGTCCATGGGCCTGTCGCTGGACTGGTCGCGCGAATTCGCCACCTGCGACGTGGAATACTACCACCGCCAGCAGATGCTCTTCCTCGACATGCTGGACAAGGGCCTGGCCTATCGCCGCAAGTCCAAGGTCAACTGGGACCCGGTGGACCAGACGGTGCTGGCCAACGAGCAGGTGATCGACGGGCGCGGCTGGCGCTCGGGCGCCGAGGTCGAGCAGCGCGAGCTCGTCCAGTGGTTCTTCAAGATCACCGATTTCGCCGAGGACCTGCTGTCCGCCCTCGACCGCCTGCCCGGCTGGCCCGAGAAGGTGCGGCTGATGCAGCGCAACTGGATCGGCCGCTCCGAGGGGCTGATGCTGCGCTGGGCGCTGGCCGGCAACGAACGCGCCTCGGACATGGCGCTGGCCGAGCCCGCTTTGGCGCCCGAGATCGAGGTGTTCACCACCCGGCCCGACACGCTGTTCGGCGCCTCCTTCCTGGCCATCGCCGCCGACCACCCCGTGGCGAGGGCCCTGGCCTCCAGCGACCCCGCGCTGGCGGCCTTCGCGCAGGAGTGCCGGCGCACCAGCACCTCGGCCGAGGCCGTCGAGACCGCCGAGAAGAAGGGCTACGACACGGGCCTGCGCGCCGTGCACCCCTTCGACCCGGACTGGACCGTGCCGGTCTATGTCGCCAATTTCGTGCTGATGGACTACGGCACCGGCGCCGTCTTCGGCTGCCCCGCGCACGACCAGCGCGACCTGGACTTCGCGCGCGGCCATGCCCTGCCCGTCCGGGCCGTGGTCCTGCCGGCCGGCGAGGCGCCCGAGAGCTTCGAGATAAGCAAGGAGGCCTATACGGGCGAGGGCACCCTGTTCCACTCTCGCTTCCTGGACGGCCTGTCGCCGGACGCCGCCTTCGAGGAGGTGGCGCGCCGGCTCGAATCGGCCACGCTGGCCGGGCGGCCGCAGGCGCAGCGCAAGGTGAACTTCCGCCTGCGCGACTGGGGCGTCTCGCGCCAGCGCTATTGGGGCTGCCCCATTCCCGTGCTGCACTGCCAGGCCTGCGGCGTCGTTCCCGAGGCGCGCGAGAACCTGCCGGTCCGGCTGCCCGACGATATCGAGTTCGACAAGCCGGGCAACCCGCTGGACCGCCACCCCACATGGCGGAACGCCACCTGCCCGCAATGCGGCGGCGCGGCCACCCGCGAGACGGACACGATGGACACGTTCGTCGACTCCTCCTGGTATTTCGCGCGCTTCACCGCGCCGCGCGCGAGCGGTCCGACCGTGCCGGCCATCGCCGATGCCTGGCTGCCGGTGGACCAGTATATCGGCGGCATCGAGCACGCGATCCTGCACCTGCTCTATTCGCGCTTCTTCACCCGCGCCATGAGCGCCACCGGGCATCTGGCGCTGGACGAGCCCTTCAAGGGCCTGTTCACGCAGGGCATGGTGGTGCACGAGACCTATCGCGACGGACGCGAATGGGTGGCGCCCACCGACGTGGCCATCGTGGAGGCGGACGGCCGGCGCACCGCCACGCGCCTGTCC containing:
- a CDS encoding YggS family pyridoxal phosphate-dependent enzyme, translating into MTPSAPAAQLQTVQDRIAAAQKRAGRPDGSVTLVAVSKTFEAPDIRPVLEAGCRVFGENRVQEAKAKWPALREAFEGVELHLIGPLQSNKAAEAVALFDVIETVDREKIARELAREMDRQGRRPRLYVQVNIGQEAQKAGIAPGEAVAFVERCRAAHGLAIEGLMCIPPLEGDPAPHFSALAGLAREAGLEKLSMGMSGDFEEAIAQGATSVRVGSAIFGGRG
- the leuS gene encoding leucine--tRNA ligase; this encodes MAATERYNARASDPRWQKAWDEARLFETDTDAAGEKYYVLEMFPYPSGRIHMGHVRNYAMGDVVARYKRARGFNVLHPMGWDAFGMPAENAAMQNKVHPREWTYANIATMRGQLKSMGLSLDWSREFATCDVEYYHRQQMLFLDMLDKGLAYRRKSKVNWDPVDQTVLANEQVIDGRGWRSGAEVEQRELVQWFFKITDFAEDLLSALDRLPGWPEKVRLMQRNWIGRSEGLMLRWALAGNERASDMALAEPALAPEIEVFTTRPDTLFGASFLAIAADHPVARALASSDPALAAFAQECRRTSTSAEAVETAEKKGYDTGLRAVHPFDPDWTVPVYVANFVLMDYGTGAVFGCPAHDQRDLDFARGHALPVRAVVLPAGEAPESFEISKEAYTGEGTLFHSRFLDGLSPDAAFEEVARRLESATLAGRPQAQRKVNFRLRDWGVSRQRYWGCPIPVLHCQACGVVPEARENLPVRLPDDIEFDKPGNPLDRHPTWRNATCPQCGGAATRETDTMDTFVDSSWYFARFTAPRASGPTVPAIADAWLPVDQYIGGIEHAILHLLYSRFFTRAMSATGHLALDEPFKGLFTQGMVVHETYRDGREWVAPTDVAIVEADGRRTATRLSTGGAIEIGSIEKMSKSKKNVVDPDDIISGYGADTARWFMLSDSPPERDVIWTEAGAEGAHRFVQRLWRLVSESAGLLSGSESFRGAFSEAAEGVRKAAHRTAAGVGDDIERLAFNKAVARLYELVNALSAALAPAALEADPSLRAAAREALSILTRLFAPMMPHLAEECWAALGQEGLVAAASWPVPDPALLKDDEIVLPVQVNGKKRGDLRVAAQAGKEEVERAALALDFVREMLNGQAPKRVVVVPGRIVNVVL